From Synechococcus sp. A10-1-5-1, a single genomic window includes:
- a CDS encoding MGMT family protein produces the protein MDRSFDERVWQTVAKIPPGRLATYGQIAELIGAYGCARQVGWALRRLPLPSEIPWQRVVNAKGCISLSLSREGSDWMQRDLLIAEGIPVDPEGRLPLAQYRWSPGASCGG, from the coding sequence ATGGACCGGAGCTTTGATGAGCGGGTCTGGCAGACCGTGGCCAAAATCCCCCCGGGGCGGCTGGCCACCTACGGCCAAATCGCCGAGCTGATCGGGGCCTATGGCTGTGCCCGCCAGGTGGGCTGGGCCCTGCGCCGTCTGCCCCTGCCCTCCGAGATCCCCTGGCAGCGGGTGGTGAATGCCAAGGGCTGCATCTCCTTGAGCCTCAGCCGCGAGGGCTCTGACTGGATGCAGCGGGATCTGCTGATCGCCGAGGGCATCCCCGTCGACCCCGAGGGCCGGCTTCCCTTGGCCCAGTACCGCTGGTCGCCGGGCGCTAGTTGTGGAGGATGA